A region of Reichenbachiella carrageenanivorans DNA encodes the following proteins:
- a CDS encoding NAD(P)H-dependent glycerol-3-phosphate dehydrogenase has protein sequence MSSKNTSDKVVGVIGAGSFGTAIANMLAEKTDVLLYVRDKTKAEEFEKNRAVGTHRLSDRIRITNQLSDIGVQCEIIFPIVPSANFREMIRNLAPHLKPYHILIHGTKGLDMTVPEGEHLSKKNPLSRKHVKTMSEVILEETTVLRVGCLAGPNLAKEIEEKQPAAAVVASHFEEVIDQGQKLLKNDRFLVYGSNDLIGIELCGVLKNIIAIGTGMVSGMGLGENSRAMLISRGMVEMVYIGNALGGNTKAFLGLAGVGDLVATCSSKLSRNFTVGFRMAKGESLDDIIQSMEEVAEGVNTIKIIDQLAESYNIRVPITETLHNIIKGEMSVKEAYAYFMKFPFRSEIDFI, from the coding sequence ATGAGCTCGAAAAATACCTCTGATAAGGTCGTAGGTGTAATAGGGGCGGGGAGTTTTGGGACTGCAATAGCGAATATGCTTGCAGAAAAAACGGATGTGCTGCTCTATGTACGAGACAAGACCAAAGCGGAGGAGTTTGAAAAAAATCGAGCAGTAGGCACGCACCGTCTGTCTGATAGAATCCGAATCACAAACCAACTGTCGGATATTGGTGTGCAGTGTGAGATCATTTTTCCGATAGTGCCTTCGGCCAATTTTAGAGAAATGATTAGGAATCTGGCACCGCATCTCAAACCTTATCATATATTGATACATGGCACAAAGGGCTTGGATATGACTGTGCCAGAAGGAGAGCACCTATCGAAGAAGAATCCACTTTCGCGAAAACATGTGAAAACCATGAGCGAAGTGATATTAGAAGAAACGACGGTACTGCGGGTGGGCTGTCTGGCAGGGCCTAATTTGGCCAAAGAGATAGAAGAAAAACAACCAGCGGCAGCAGTAGTGGCCAGTCACTTCGAAGAAGTGATCGATCAAGGGCAAAAGCTATTGAAGAATGACCGTTTCTTGGTTTATGGTAGCAATGACCTGATCGGTATAGAACTTTGTGGGGTTTTGAAAAACATCATCGCCATAGGTACTGGTATGGTGAGCGGCATGGGGCTAGGCGAAAATTCTAGAGCCATGCTGATCAGTAGAGGTATGGTAGAGATGGTCTATATCGGCAACGCCCTAGGCGGCAATACCAAAGCTTTTTTGGGCTTGGCTGGTGTGGGCGACTTGGTGGCTACTTGCAGTTCTAAATTGAGTAGAAACTTTACCGTAGGATTTCGAATGGCCAAAGGGGAATCGCTCGATGATATTATCCAATCCATGGAAGAAGTTGCTGAAGGAGTCAATACCATCAAAATCATAGATCAATTGGCCGAGAGCTACAATATCCGAGTGCCTATCACGGAGACATTACACAATATCATCAAAGGGGAGATGAGCGTAAAGGAAGCTTATGCCTATTTTATGAAGTTTCCGTTCCGTTCCGAAATTGACTTTATTTAA
- a CDS encoding M48 family metallopeptidase has protein sequence MDYQAIRLLLIGILTFDFIFNKALGILNNRSRQQPVPAELEGIYDQEKYAQSQAYQSEVFNFSLISSSFSFLMMLAILWFGGFGWLDEYLRGAASVEPLTSLYFFGVVYLASDLMGIPFELYGTFVIEEKYGFNKMTFKTYLTDKFKSYLLALLLGGVLASLFIVLVMFFEENFWIYFWVAISVFMIFINMFYTSLIIPMFNKLSPLEDGPLKTAITNYSEKVGFPLHNIFVIDGSKRSSKGNAFFSGLGKKKKVVLYDTLIEKHTEEELVGVLAHEVGHFKKKHIIWSMVSGILQTGFMLWLLSKFIFSSEISWALGGHVTALHLNVFAFAILFSPLSTVIGILMNLMSRKNEYEADAYAVTTYDKEPLITALKKLTSDSLGNLTPHPWYEFMNYSHPSLLKRIRAMKAIK, from the coding sequence ATGGACTATCAAGCGATCCGCTTACTGCTTATAGGTATTCTTACCTTCGATTTCATTTTCAACAAGGCATTGGGGATCCTCAATAACAGAAGTCGGCAACAACCAGTACCTGCTGAACTCGAGGGCATCTACGACCAAGAGAAGTATGCTCAATCTCAAGCCTATCAATCAGAAGTCTTTAACTTTTCTTTGATCAGTTCTTCATTTAGTTTTCTCATGATGCTAGCCATACTGTGGTTTGGAGGATTTGGCTGGCTCGACGAATATCTGAGAGGAGCAGCTTCTGTAGAACCGCTTACGTCATTGTACTTTTTTGGTGTGGTCTACCTAGCTTCAGATTTGATGGGTATTCCTTTCGAACTCTATGGCACATTTGTGATCGAAGAGAAATATGGGTTCAACAAGATGACCTTCAAAACCTACCTCACAGACAAATTCAAAAGCTACTTGCTCGCCCTGCTCCTAGGGGGAGTTTTGGCTTCGCTATTTATCGTGCTCGTGATGTTTTTCGAGGAAAACTTCTGGATCTATTTCTGGGTCGCTATTAGCGTGTTTATGATTTTCATCAATATGTTTTACACCTCATTGATTATTCCGATGTTCAACAAGCTAAGCCCACTCGAAGATGGGCCGCTCAAAACAGCGATTACCAATTACAGCGAGAAAGTAGGTTTTCCGCTTCACAACATCTTTGTGATCGACGGCTCGAAACGCTCCTCCAAAGGCAATGCTTTCTTCTCTGGGCTGGGCAAGAAAAAGAAAGTAGTCCTCTACGATACTTTGATAGAAAAACACACAGAAGAAGAACTAGTGGGTGTACTGGCACACGAAGTAGGTCACTTCAAAAAAAAACACATCATTTGGTCTATGGTTTCTGGGATTCTTCAAACTGGATTTATGCTTTGGCTCTTGTCCAAGTTTATCTTCAGCAGTGAAATCTCATGGGCCTTAGGTGGCCATGTGACGGCCCTCCATCTCAACGTATTTGCCTTTGCGATCTTATTTTCTCCCCTTTCTACTGTGATCGGTATTCTGATGAATCTGATGAGTCGAAAAAATGAATATGAAGCGGATGCCTATGCCGTGACTACTTACGACAAAGAGCCCTTGATCACTGCGCTAAAGAAGCTGACCTCAGACAGTCTGGGCAACCTGACACCACATCCATGGTATGAGTTTATGAACTATTCGCACCCCAGCTTACTCAAGCGAATCAGAGCCATGAAGGCGATTAAATAA
- a CDS encoding T9SS type A sorting domain-containing protein, which produces MTTTNTQTGTDVCSGNQVYSDANWRTRTLTIDGVLTINGDFTTVDRVVVNGTLIVNGYLEAGGALDVNGTLTVTEDLYVEDDFQVDGDLQVGGSVDIDRWGLLTVADGGSMDVSESLVANGDFSISGDVIVDEDLTVGEWSTLTVNEGGNLQVGDDFNNGGWFDWFDSENRGEIVVGGTFTNEENGNMVITDGGVLDVSEGIVLESGSIMTVEDGGTISGGAGGIVNNGGTLTAPDESECLTGCCGPECKTLPVELTYIVITSRDGEQYLEWETATEINNEGFEIQAKLASVDEFEYLDFVAGHGTTSEVQRYSYRLYTAAYKYYRLKQVDYDGQFEYSPIVALQNQLEQASYAVFPNPTAGEVHLEGAGQTAFQLYDAYGNALLSEHLLADELLEVKVSNCLSASPDGNYILTLQTAQGQESIRIVKK; this is translated from the coding sequence ATGACAACTACCAATACCCAAACGGGAACAGATGTTTGTTCTGGAAATCAGGTTTATTCCGATGCCAACTGGAGGACGAGAACATTAACCATAGACGGGGTATTAACCATCAATGGAGATTTTACTACAGTAGATCGTGTGGTAGTCAATGGAACATTGATTGTCAATGGCTATTTAGAAGCAGGAGGTGCTTTGGACGTAAATGGAACCCTTACGGTAACAGAAGACTTGTATGTTGAAGATGATTTTCAGGTAGATGGAGATTTACAAGTAGGGGGCAGTGTGGATATTGATAGGTGGGGATTATTAACGGTTGCAGATGGAGGTAGTATGGATGTAAGTGAAAGCCTTGTTGCCAATGGAGACTTTTCTATAAGTGGAGATGTGATTGTAGATGAGGACTTGACTGTTGGAGAATGGTCAACACTTACTGTGAATGAAGGGGGTAATTTGCAGGTAGGAGATGACTTTAATAACGGAGGCTGGTTTGATTGGTTTGATAGTGAAAATAGGGGAGAGATCGTAGTAGGAGGAACTTTTACCAATGAAGAAAATGGAAACATGGTCATTACGGATGGAGGTGTATTAGATGTTTCGGAAGGCATTGTATTGGAGTCGGGCTCCATTATGACTGTAGAAGATGGAGGTACCATTAGTGGTGGTGCAGGAGGTATTGTCAACAATGGCGGCACTTTGACAGCACCAGACGAGTCAGAATGTTTGACTGGTTGCTGTGGGCCAGAATGTAAGACGCTGCCTGTAGAGCTTACGTATATTGTCATCACGTCTAGAGATGGTGAACAATACCTAGAGTGGGAAACTGCTACAGAGATCAACAATGAAGGCTTCGAAATACAAGCAAAACTAGCCTCAGTTGATGAATTTGAATATCTCGATTTTGTAGCAGGACATGGTACTACCTCGGAGGTGCAGAGGTATTCGTATCGATTGTATACTGCAGCCTATAAATACTACAGACTCAAGCAGGTCGATTACGATGGGCAGTTCGAATACAGCCCAATCGTTGCTTTGCAAAATCAATTAGAGCAAGCTAGCTATGCGGTGTTTCCTAATCCGACTGCAGGAGAAGTACACTTGGAAGGTGCAGGACAGACAGCATTTCAGCTTTACGATGCTTATGGCAATGCCTTACTAAGTGAGCACTTGCTAGCGGACGAGCTACTCGAAGTGAAAGTATCGAATTGCTTGTCGGCCTCACCTGATGGCAATTATATTTTGACCTTACAGACGGCTCAAGGACAGGAATCCATTCGAATTGTTAAAAAATAA
- a CDS encoding PorP/SprF family type IX secretion system membrane protein: MQRFSFFLLITASLLTTNKVWAQDPQFSQYYSAPLYLNPALAGITQQGRAGINYRNQWPSIDANFETFSVYADNNFDEKNSSVGLIFVNDTEGLVGLQSNEIALQYAYQVNVNHKWVFRPAFQLSYTSRNVNFNKLVFGDQIDNNGPTGNPSAEQFNTDWKVNYFDIALGGVVYSARSWIGVSMHHIREPNQSFLGEDSPLPQKLSIHGGYMIPLKSGFNRGQTASGAKRSLSPTFNYRAQGEFNQLDLGLYFTWEPVIFGMWYRGIPLKSPEGGGANNESLIFMFGVTQKKFTIGYSFDYTLSNLGIQSGGAHEISLTYSFKWGDPRKPSRSVRELQCPLPMVF, from the coding sequence ATGCAAAGATTTTCATTCTTTTTATTAATCACTGCTAGCTTACTTACTACTAACAAGGTTTGGGCGCAAGACCCTCAATTTTCGCAGTATTACTCAGCACCTTTGTATCTGAACCCTGCGCTGGCAGGAATCACCCAACAAGGCCGTGCTGGAATCAATTACAGAAACCAATGGCCATCGATAGATGCCAACTTTGAAACCTTTTCGGTCTATGCAGACAACAATTTTGACGAGAAAAACAGCAGTGTAGGGCTTATTTTTGTCAATGACACAGAAGGACTTGTAGGGCTACAATCTAATGAAATAGCCTTGCAATATGCCTATCAGGTAAATGTGAACCATAAATGGGTCTTTCGCCCAGCCTTTCAGCTCTCCTATACCTCTAGAAATGTAAATTTCAACAAACTAGTTTTTGGAGACCAAATAGACAACAATGGCCCAACAGGCAATCCGAGTGCAGAGCAATTCAACACAGATTGGAAAGTCAACTACTTTGATATTGCTCTTGGGGGGGTGGTATATTCGGCCAGAAGCTGGATTGGCGTATCCATGCACCACATCAGAGAGCCCAACCAATCCTTTTTGGGAGAGGACAGCCCCCTGCCACAAAAACTATCTATACATGGCGGATATATGATTCCCTTAAAATCTGGCTTTAATCGTGGGCAAACAGCATCAGGAGCCAAAAGAAGCCTGTCTCCTACGTTCAACTATCGAGCACAAGGCGAATTCAATCAATTGGACTTGGGACTTTACTTCACTTGGGAGCCCGTAATCTTTGGCATGTGGTATAGGGGTATTCCGCTCAAATCGCCAGAAGGTGGCGGAGCCAACAACGAATCTTTGATTTTCATGTTTGGGGTAACCCAAAAGAAGTTCACCATAGGCTACAGCTTTGACTATACGTTGTCTAATCTCGGCATCCAAAGTGGTGGTGCTCATGAGATTTCACTAACCTACAGCTTCAAATGGGGCGACCCACGCAAACCTTCACGGTCGGTGCGTGAGCTACAATGCCCCCTTCCAATGGTCTTTTAA
- a CDS encoding PKD domain-containing protein, with product MKSKFALLCVFFIVLSSFSFSLQAQNYSEYNWLFGNSTSTITFNKSDARAQLDTLQFTPYGTGGGAVISDPVTGNLLFYTDGENVYDATHTLVPNGAGLGGDATINRAASVMPMPYTDGEYYIFTNPGASGPEILYTVVDRTVQGNAAAGEPPLGDVDAARKNLGTGLMNPSEGMIVIQQDKDNYWVITNDRTTFDFQVLPVNNGAIGVVQVFDLNDLAAPDFEAASFAYDSVNSVLAVAPRDANRNVTLYDFDILTGTLTLNRAILNTGNADFATEAVYDIEWSASGDNLYVSRHGGAGVEADLYQYNINDPLNTINSILFQPVFRSFGVQRGPDQNIYHLYQQTSTAAIEIGVITEADSLFHADSSFFNVGYDSLAFTPSGIAGTQFPHFPAPHFEMFDSVGFAVYDSCALLSTKFFSNVEPPAQSYLWDFGDGATSTAVNPIYTYQVGGTYPVSLTVELNGIIETYTRTVNVVDNDLQIDLGMDTVRCVGEIFTYDAGAGGASYFWNTGEITQTINVDTTGLYSVAVQSAATGCINYDYVMVTTYEDTNIFRNQWYFGEQAGIDFNPPTTTAITDANQMSSPQGASSVSDYNGDLLFYTNGETIWNKNHRVMDNGDNIGGDPNSSQGVMIVPVPSDQTNSNDSSLFYVFTSDPIYGDFSYDMKYAVVDMRRDTAQGEVIVKDVSFFTNSTERIAAFGLGQGVTWLVTHEFGNNQFRSYPITGAGIGQPITSSAGSAMRFDEQKTGRAQMKYAAGGGIIAVAFQDTNENYIELFSVVDSTGVITGLTKIDIAEPAPSLIYGVEFSSSLQKLYVSTNGTGGSKLLQYDLDSLYAPTAKADIQATKFVLGNDTGLQYGALQTGSDGIIYMAVDGETAVGTISSPNSNDNSASFSVSGFDLNGRVSRLGLPNFVQELPLSAQEPGIAYTNPCLGQETVFDGTGTSIIDEFFWAFDDGTSAIVEDTTHLYNLVGVYNVSLRVTNRCGLDTLFVEPVEIFPIPANPTLLDAVAICNGPVTLEAWPVDTAAFSYTWSTGDTTRTIVVDTPNLVNVYITNEEGCQSEPRESFVDDTRPEVDLGTDQTICEGVAFPALDALNPGSTYLWAINGSSNGNALRTQTVDTSTPGVYTYEVTIEDILNCVATDQVEFTVANSPEFTTLGGTTSGCGATDGTIDIDVTESGSFTYSVSGPSAIGVTPLAGPLFVTTPNTLRSGGYSVSVTNTLTGCALAQVATVDDAGAGFTIDGYVPTPDCPGDGILTFNLDVAIASINYELFNSEGTTSASGSATPSPTPTFDVNDLDSGTYSITVVENISGLLCRQTLDNIILDGSPAADFTTTPQNICGTEGEINIYPIRTDPAITYTWSGPGIVGTSLGETITVSAGGTYSVTSSNGGFCEVTQTMDVVQSQAPEVEILTEGQECESAYVLFANVTNGLVGNGGYQWDNGANGSRRGINSSGSYEVLVLDQGTGCTGTATKDVEVYSELTVFAAASPNCDDNAEVFLTAYANITEDVTFTWTGPEGETLTDQDAEISISESGNYTIHVASTLSTCEADASLNVSVVPITADQLLLGERETFCSEDPANSSVDLDPGLFSTYEWTIVNDDVLLSTDRVYNTNAAGVYEVTLSNGFTCTRDVIEVLNDCLPRVHAPNAFTPSASPGFNDEFFVYPNPYVSNFEIKIFSRWGEMIYQSKDIAFRWDGTYRGELLKIDTYVYVMTFRSLLNPELGVITQRGGVALLR from the coding sequence GTGAAATCGAAATTTGCGCTTTTGTGCGTTTTTTTTATCGTATTGAGTTCGTTCAGCTTCTCCCTTCAAGCGCAAAACTATTCAGAATATAATTGGTTGTTTGGTAATTCCACAAGTACCATCACATTCAACAAGTCAGATGCACGTGCGCAGCTCGATACTTTACAGTTCACCCCTTATGGAACTGGTGGTGGTGCTGTTATTTCTGACCCTGTTACGGGCAACTTATTATTTTATACCGACGGAGAAAATGTTTATGATGCCACCCATACCTTAGTACCCAATGGGGCAGGTCTAGGGGGGGATGCCACGATCAATCGTGCGGCCTCGGTGATGCCGATGCCTTATACTGATGGGGAGTATTATATATTCACTAATCCTGGAGCTAGTGGTCCAGAAATTCTTTATACAGTAGTAGATAGAACCGTACAGGGCAATGCCGCTGCAGGCGAGCCTCCATTAGGAGATGTAGATGCTGCAAGAAAGAACTTAGGCACTGGGCTTATGAACCCATCCGAAGGCATGATCGTGATTCAGCAGGACAAAGACAACTATTGGGTGATCACTAATGATAGAACTACTTTTGATTTTCAAGTATTGCCTGTAAATAATGGTGCAATCGGAGTCGTGCAAGTGTTTGATCTCAATGATTTGGCTGCTCCAGATTTTGAAGCGGCTTCTTTTGCCTACGATTCGGTTAATTCAGTATTGGCTGTAGCCCCTAGAGATGCCAATCGCAATGTAACCTTATATGACTTTGATATCCTCACAGGTACACTTACACTCAATCGAGCGATACTCAATACAGGAAATGCTGATTTTGCCACAGAAGCGGTCTACGATATTGAGTGGTCTGCTAGCGGTGATAATCTATATGTCTCTCGACATGGAGGTGCAGGAGTAGAGGCGGATCTATACCAGTACAACATCAATGACCCACTCAATACCATCAATTCTATCCTTTTTCAACCAGTGTTTAGAAGTTTTGGAGTACAGCGTGGTCCTGATCAAAACATTTATCATCTCTACCAACAGACCAGTACGGCGGCTATTGAGATTGGAGTGATCACCGAAGCAGATAGTTTGTTTCACGCAGATAGCTCGTTTTTCAATGTGGGTTACGACAGTTTGGCGTTTACACCTTCGGGTATTGCTGGTACGCAATTCCCTCATTTTCCAGCACCACATTTTGAGATGTTTGACTCTGTTGGTTTTGCTGTTTATGATTCTTGTGCGCTATTGTCTACCAAGTTTTTCTCTAACGTAGAGCCACCTGCACAATCCTATTTGTGGGACTTTGGAGATGGGGCTACTTCTACAGCTGTTAACCCCATTTATACCTATCAGGTAGGAGGGACTTATCCAGTTTCGCTCACTGTAGAGCTCAATGGTATCATAGAAACCTATACACGTACGGTCAATGTAGTGGACAATGATTTGCAAATCGACCTTGGTATGGATACCGTGAGATGTGTCGGAGAAATTTTTACTTATGATGCTGGAGCAGGGGGAGCTTCTTATTTTTGGAACACGGGTGAAATTACTCAGACAATCAATGTAGATACGACAGGACTCTATTCAGTAGCTGTACAAAGTGCTGCCACGGGCTGTATCAATTATGATTATGTAATGGTGACCACCTATGAAGATACCAATATCTTTAGAAACCAATGGTATTTTGGAGAGCAGGCGGGGATAGATTTTAATCCACCCACTACTACAGCGATTACTGATGCCAATCAGATGAGTTCTCCACAAGGGGCATCGTCTGTGTCAGATTATAATGGGGATTTACTGTTTTACACCAATGGAGAAACCATTTGGAATAAAAACCATAGAGTGATGGACAATGGAGACAATATAGGAGGAGACCCCAATTCCAGCCAAGGTGTTATGATTGTGCCTGTACCCAGTGACCAGACCAACTCTAACGACAGCTCGCTTTTCTATGTATTCACTTCAGATCCTATCTATGGTGATTTTAGTTATGACATGAAGTATGCCGTAGTGGATATGCGTAGAGATACTGCACAGGGAGAAGTTATTGTCAAAGATGTTTCGTTTTTTACGAATAGTACAGAAAGAATCGCCGCATTTGGGTTAGGACAAGGGGTGACTTGGTTGGTCACTCATGAATTTGGAAACAATCAGTTTCGATCATATCCCATTACTGGGGCTGGTATTGGGCAGCCGATTACTTCTTCGGCTGGAAGTGCTATGCGGTTTGATGAGCAAAAAACAGGACGGGCACAGATGAAGTACGCCGCTGGTGGTGGCATCATAGCAGTTGCCTTTCAAGACACCAACGAAAACTATATAGAACTCTTTAGTGTGGTGGACAGTACTGGTGTGATTACAGGACTAACCAAAATTGACATCGCAGAGCCAGCGCCTTCATTGATCTATGGGGTGGAATTCTCTTCTAGTCTTCAAAAATTGTACGTCAGCACCAATGGCACAGGAGGCTCTAAACTGCTGCAATACGACTTAGATAGCTTGTACGCACCTACAGCCAAAGCCGATATTCAAGCAACTAAATTTGTGTTGGGCAATGATACAGGGTTGCAATACGGAGCTCTACAAACAGGTTCGGATGGTATTATTTACATGGCTGTAGATGGCGAGACTGCTGTAGGTACAATTAGTAGCCCCAATAGCAACGACAATTCTGCGAGTTTCTCAGTCAGTGGTTTCGACCTCAACGGACGAGTCAGTAGATTGGGTTTGCCCAATTTTGTACAAGAGTTGCCACTCAGTGCACAAGAGCCAGGTATCGCCTATACCAATCCTTGTTTAGGACAAGAAACGGTTTTTGATGGAACGGGTACTTCCATAATAGATGAATTTTTCTGGGCGTTCGACGATGGCACTTCAGCGATTGTAGAAGATACTACACATTTGTACAACCTAGTGGGTGTGTACAATGTGAGCTTGCGTGTCACCAACCGATGTGGACTGGATACTCTGTTTGTAGAGCCAGTGGAGATATTCCCAATACCAGCCAATCCTACTTTGCTAGATGCCGTGGCCATTTGTAATGGTCCTGTCACTTTGGAAGCGTGGCCAGTAGATACCGCTGCTTTTAGCTATACTTGGTCTACGGGAGATACTACGCGTACCATAGTGGTAGATACTCCTAATTTGGTCAATGTCTACATTACTAATGAAGAAGGATGTCAGTCTGAGCCAAGAGAATCATTTGTAGACGATACGCGGCCTGAAGTGGATTTGGGTACGGACCAAACCATCTGTGAAGGCGTGGCCTTTCCTGCTTTGGATGCGCTCAACCCAGGTTCCACTTATCTATGGGCTATCAATGGCTCCTCCAATGGAAATGCCTTGCGGACGCAAACCGTAGATACTTCGACACCAGGAGTGTATACTTACGAAGTAACTATAGAAGATATTTTGAATTGTGTAGCAACAGATCAGGTAGAGTTTACAGTAGCCAACAGCCCTGAGTTTACTACTCTTGGAGGAACTACCTCAGGTTGTGGAGCGACCGATGGCACGATTGACATTGATGTGACTGAAAGTGGGAGCTTCACTTATTCGGTGAGTGGCCCATCAGCTATTGGGGTTACGCCATTGGCAGGGCCATTATTCGTGACTACTCCTAATACATTACGCTCAGGGGGATATTCCGTTTCTGTTACTAATACACTTACTGGTTGTGCACTGGCTCAGGTGGCGACCGTAGACGATGCAGGAGCAGGGTTTACTATAGATGGGTATGTGCCTACTCCAGACTGCCCAGGGGATGGAATACTTACGTTTAATCTAGATGTGGCAATAGCCAGTATAAATTACGAGCTGTTCAATAGTGAAGGAACTACCTCGGCGAGTGGTTCTGCTACTCCATCTCCCACACCAACATTCGATGTGAATGATCTCGATTCTGGCACCTATTCTATAACAGTAGTAGAGAATATAAGTGGCCTGTTGTGTAGGCAAACACTTGATAATATTATTTTGGACGGAAGTCCTGCAGCAGATTTTACGACCACTCCTCAGAATATTTGTGGTACAGAAGGAGAAATTAATATTTATCCGATCAGAACGGATCCCGCTATTACATATACATGGAGTGGACCTGGCATAGTAGGGACTTCATTGGGCGAAACAATAACTGTGTCTGCAGGTGGCACTTATTCGGTTACATCATCCAATGGTGGCTTCTGTGAAGTCACGCAGACCATGGATGTAGTGCAGAGTCAGGCACCTGAGGTAGAGATTCTTACTGAGGGTCAGGAGTGCGAAAGCGCTTATGTGCTGTTTGCCAATGTGACTAATGGATTGGTGGGCAACGGTGGCTATCAGTGGGACAATGGTGCCAATGGTTCCAGAAGAGGAATCAACTCTTCTGGAAGTTACGAGGTGCTGGTGCTCGATCAGGGCACGGGCTGTACAGGCACGGCCACTAAAGATGTAGAAGTATATAGTGAGCTCACCGTTTTTGCAGCTGCGTCGCCCAATTGCGATGATAATGCAGAAGTTTTTCTAACAGCTTATGCCAATATTACAGAGGACGTCACATTTACATGGACAGGGCCTGAAGGGGAAACATTAACTGATCAAGATGCTGAAATTTCTATTAGCGAAAGCGGCAACTACACCATACATGTAGCTTCTACCTTGAGTACTTGTGAAGCAGATGCCTCACTGAATGTGTCGGTCGTACCTATCACAGCTGATCAATTGCTATTAGGGGAGAGAGAAACGTTTTGTAGTGAAGACCCTGCCAACAGCTCGGTAGATTTGGATCCAGGGCTATTCAGTACCTATGAGTGGACGATTGTCAACGATGATGTGCTTCTTTCCACCGATCGGGTATACAATACCAACGCAGCAGGAGTATACGAAGTCACGTTGAGTAATGGATTTACCTGTACCAGAGACGTTATAGAGGTGTTGAACGACTGTTTGCCGAGAGTACATGCACCTAACGCATTTACACCTTCAGCTTCTCCTGGATTCAATGATGAGTTTTTTGTCTACCCGAATCCCTATGTGAGTAATTTTGAAATTAAAATTTTCTCCAGATGGGGTGAAATGATCTATCAGTCTAAGGATATCGCTTTCCGGTGGGATGGTACTTATCGAGGCGAACTGTTGAAAATAGATACTTATGTCTATGTGATGACTTTCAGAAGTTTGCTTAATCCAGAGCTGGGGGTGATCACTCAGCGTGGAGGTGTGGCACTCTTGAGATAG
- a CDS encoding carboxypeptidase-like regulatory domain-containing protein gives MKKYLIITFLFLAAISVSAYEFADFKFLPTSLKVTVLDELGNPVEAAEVTLFKNKEDYKAHVNPLEKKVTDESGEVVFKKLDPKSYFVHADFQNKNNVGLGVQTEILIEGRINKVNTVVQ, from the coding sequence ATGAAAAAGTATTTGATTATTACATTTCTGTTTTTGGCGGCCATTAGTGTGTCGGCCTACGAATTTGCTGATTTCAAATTTCTACCTACCTCTTTGAAGGTCACAGTATTGGACGAACTAGGGAATCCGGTAGAAGCAGCAGAAGTGACTTTGTTTAAAAACAAGGAAGATTATAAAGCCCATGTCAATCCATTAGAGAAAAAAGTAACTGATGAAAGTGGCGAGGTGGTGTTTAAAAAATTAGACCCTAAGTCTTATTTCGTTCATGCCGATTTTCAAAACAAAAACAATGTGGGATTAGGTGTGCAAACAGAAATACTTATCGAGGGACGTATAAATAAGGTAAATACAGTAGTACAGTAA
- a CDS encoding NUDIX hydrolase: MNRSWLQSELEKYQTAYVEEEKYKSRFLDLLFFDNCFERSLLTGHITASVWALTPDYRQVALLHHKKLNRWLQPGGHADGDENVQRVALKELAEETGITDVRLLGDSFFDIDIHAIPARKEVPAHEHYDVRFACVANDPMQLMKNEESNAVDWISLDGLEEKVGHEVSILRMREKTSKF, encoded by the coding sequence ATGAACAGAAGTTGGTTGCAGTCTGAATTGGAAAAATATCAGACGGCCTATGTGGAAGAAGAAAAATATAAAAGCAGGTTTTTGGACCTGCTTTTTTTTGATAATTGTTTTGAGCGTTCATTGTTGACAGGTCATATCACAGCATCTGTTTGGGCTTTGACGCCAGATTACAGACAGGTGGCTTTACTGCACCACAAGAAGCTTAATAGGTGGCTACAACCTGGTGGTCATGCCGATGGTGATGAGAATGTGCAGCGAGTAGCTTTGAAAGAACTCGCAGAAGAGACTGGTATCACAGATGTTCGCTTGTTAGGCGATTCGTTTTTTGATATAGATATACATGCGATTCCGGCTAGAAAGGAAGTACCAGCTCATGAACATTACGATGTGCGATTTGCTTGTGTCGCTAATGATCCGATGCAACTCATGAAAAATGAAGAGTCTAATGCTGTGGATTGGATCTCATTAGATGGCCTTGAAGAAAAGGTGGGACATGAAGTCTCCATCCTGAGAATGAGAGAAAAAACGAGTAAATTTTAA